GTCTAGCTAATTGGGAACAACAATTATATATGTTTGATAGGCACAAGGTGAAGAACAGATATCTGGTGAACTGTAAGTCCAGATGATTCATCCATCTTTACGTCTTCTTTACTCATTCCATTTGGCAATTCCCAATTAAAACAGTACAATAGATTCGCCAGTGCCAGTTCCACCGTCGCGAGCCCCATACTAATACCCGGACACACTCTTCGACCTGCTCCAAACGGTAAAAAATCAAAAGATTGTCTTCTAATATCAATAGAGTTGTCTATGAATCTCTCTGGAAAGAATTCATCAGGATTTTCCCAATCCTTTGGATTCCTTCCGATCGCAAACACGTTTACATATACCCTGGTTTCCGGTAATACGTCGTATCCGTCGATCTTACTCTGTTGTATACTCTCTCGAGGAATCAGCAATGGCAGTGGTGGGTGAAGTCTTAGTGTCTCTTTGACTACCATTTTGTGGTACTGAAGATGATCAAGATCTACTTCTTCTACCTTCCCTTTATTTCCTGCGTAACTTCTGATTTCCTCTTGTACTTTCTTCATTGATGCAGGGCTTCTAATCAGCTCTGACATTGCCCAACCTATGGTAACTGCAGTTGTCTCTACTCCAGCAAGAAAtaaattctggaaaaaaaaaatatcacacAAAAGACACAATGATTCTTATTCCAACACATGAGGTGAAAGCGCTTAGGCATAAAAGGTCATggctaagggtgcacacggtacggttcggctcggttcttgccgagaccgagtacctgtaccttacACCCTTCGGTACCAAAAAAATGGACCGGTCCCGGTCCCGAGTATTTCGGTTCCGGTTCCATTCGGGACCGGCCGGTTCCGGTCGGTACCGGTaccggttccggttccatttcagggaaaaaagaaaaaaagaaacctaCTGCcatgttttttacttttttacctatttttcaatatctcaaagcaacaactaataagtagcaatattaaTAGCAAACCAAACAGCAGTTCGTCACCTATACTGTTAAATAGGCATTTCAACCATGGTTTTACTCCAAGTAACTGTCTTAGAAACTCCGAAGCCTTGGTGGCGTTAACCATTCCTTGAACAATTAATCCATGTTGATCAAATCGGCCATAACTGCTCGAAGAGGACGTCCGTGTTGCGAAAGTAGTCTACATTGGAAAGTTGAGAGAAAACACCATGATTATCCCATTCATGGGTCCAATATCTCCACACTGAGGTCTTCCTGTCAACTTCCTTTGGACCATTACCACTTGGGACAAAATAAGCATCTAACCAATCATTGTACAGTTTATTGACTAGTACTCTTTCATTCAGCAACTGTAGTAGGTGTGTTAGCAAGGGTAACTACTCCGCAGAACATTGGTTGCGGCTGAGATCTATCACATATTGCACAGCTATCCAGGTTGTGGTTATAGTTATCTCATTAATGTTTCTCCTGTTGGACTTTTATTTTGTGGTGTATATAATGAACATATATTGTGAAAATCACCTCTGTTGGATGATTCCGAGGAGGTCTGCCGTAAGTTACAACACCCTTGGAACAATAAAACGCCTTCTGAAGTCATTGTACCAGGACTTATCTTAAAGAAAACCATGGTTCATGTGTTAAATTTTGCTGATAGCACTTGTTATTCGGGACTTCGATCCGGTACGGGACGGTTCATGtgttggaccgtgtacctgtacccccagagctcggttcctatttttgggaccggtacttgtaccttgtacctcggttcggtccaaaatcaggtacggttccatcggttccggttcggtccgtcggtccggctcggttcctgtgcacccttagtcaTGGCTGGATGAGGGAATAATTACCATAAGAACTGCCTTGATATGGTCTTTGGTTAGACGGATTGAGCTACGTCGGTCCTCTAGTTTGAGCAGAACATCTATGATGTCTTCATGGCCTGATATAATTCTTTGCGGATCGAGATGCTCGTCGATGATTTTCTGATAAAAAGTATCTAAATCATGGAAGCTCTTCTCAAGTCTTCCATGCATTCCAGTCAGTCTGTCAATAATCCAACCTACTCCAGGGAAAAAATCTGTTGCAGTGAAACTTCCTAACATATCAATAGC
This is a stretch of genomic DNA from Papaver somniferum cultivar HN1 chromosome 1, ASM357369v1, whole genome shotgun sequence. It encodes these proteins:
- the LOC113296068 gene encoding cytochrome P450 71B10-like, which translates into the protein MFQFLVATQLKKSLPSLLNKINTRTTIDNHFKENSLLRMELSSWIPYLPILLPLLIFPFYLLRVGIKPKDPDRLKFPPSPSKLPIIGNFHQLGETPHRSLWELSKKYGPVMLLHLGSVPTLVVSSAEAAEEVLRRNDLEFCSRPRSVGPKRLSYNFLDIAFAPYGDYWREIRKVCVHELFSAKRVQSFGALRAEEVAAMIHSISKSSISTTPVDIVQKSLSLTDQIMCKVAFGTSYEFGSGRFQEIVYEAIDMLGSFTATDFFPGVGWIIDRLTGMHGRLEKSFHDLDTFYQKIIDEHLDPQRIISGHEDIIDVLLKLEDRRSSIRLTKDHIKAVLMNLFLAGVETTAVTIGWAMSELIRSPASMKKVQEEIRSYAGNKGKVEEVDLDHLQYHKMVVKETLRLHPPLPLLIPRESIQQSKIDGYDVLPETRVYVNVFAIGRNPKDWENPDEFFPERFIDNSIDIRRQSFDFLPFGAGRRVCPGISMGLATVELALANLLYCFNWELPNGMSKEDVKMDESSGLTVHQISVLHLVPIKHI